The DNA segment gatcctGAGTAGAAATCCACCAGTGAATGAGGAGCTTatagtcttttggctcagctctatcttcaccatgacagttatcctccatccatccctcacttgtgaacaaaacCCCAACATAACTGACCTCACATGAATTTAGGAACAGATTCTCATCCTAGCTCAACTCTGAACCGTTACAGTGAGAAACTTATAAATAAGCAACATACAAATAAGCTTGAATGACGTCACTTAAACTATGAACAAAGGGGTGTCATGTCAGTTGACTTAACAGTATGTTACACATCGAGAAAGTCGTAAATCTGTCTCCATGAAGGGACTCACTCTTGCTCGTCCTCTGAGGAGGACTCGGAATCCTCCTTATCCGGGATCACAGCAGGCATGTCCACGGTGAAAGCCGGTGAAACCTCCCAGGAATCAAGTGTCTACCATCTTCCACCACCAGCTACACAAGTCATGACATGTCCTAAAAGTACGGAAAGCAAGTTCAATTCAAATACGGAACAGCCACGTTATTCGCTGTGATGCTAAATCAAAACACCCGCCGTGTGCGACAGCCATGTTTTGACTAAAATGTGACTCGCTGTCTGATAACGTGGGCGTGAAAGAAGTCGAATATTCCGTCTAAACAAATACGAACATGTCGTTCACTTGCCTTTAATGTAGACCGCTAGCTAGCATTTTCACCGCCAGTTCATCATCGCGCTAATCTTCCAGGTTACTACAACAACTGAGTAGCAACACACGACGCATGCGCACTGGAGGGTACGTGTCATCTctgttgaaatatattttttttaatctctaaaAACCGCTGAAATAAAATGCACGCGTTCAATTCAGTATGCGTTAGAATATCGGTCTTTTATTCGTTCAATAATCAAATATTTAGCCGGTTTAGCCTCTCACAATTTGTATACTCTTTGATTCAGACACGATGACGTCACTCATTTTCAATATCTATTGGCTAGTTGAAGAGTGGGTGGGACCCCAACAGGGTGACGGACCAATCAGATGAATGGTACCACTATGTGGCGTCGCCAGTGCAGTACTGCCATTGGACAATAATCGTGTTTTCAGTGTCGCCCTGCTTGTGAGCGTTCCTCCTCACAGAACACCTTGGTCGTCATGGTTCTTTGCTGAGGTAAATGAAGACGACGTCACAATATTTACCTGCGGCGCGGTTTGTTAGTCACGCATGTCCTTGCTAACAGGTGAAGATGAGTCGCTTTCTGAACGTCCTGCGCAGCTGGCTGGTGATGGTGTCCGTCATCGCAATGGGGAACACGGTGCAGAGCTTCCGAGACCACAGCTTCCTGTCCGAGAAGCTCTACACCGGCACGCCAGAGTTCGGTACTCgatcattattatattattacaccGTCAACCGTAGGAATAATATGACAGTCCAAGTGCAGCTTATTGCTCTGCCTGCTGATTTAAACGtaattgtctttgttttttaatggtCGTCAAGATAGTTTCCTCCAACTATTCATGATTCTATCGTTTTTGCAGTGAATGGTCTTCAAGCTCGGACCTTTGGCATCTGGACTCTACTGTCCTCCATAATCCGCTGCGCCTGCGCCATTGATATTCAAAACAGAACGTACGTGCTCTTGTTTTCTAGTTGCTTTTCATGGTGAAcagaaaacttttatttttgagtgtATTTTAATTGTGCTTGCAATGTTTTCagtatgtgtttttgtgtgaataCACAGCtttttactgtgtttttttGGCCACACAAGTGTTTAATGTGCTGCTTCCAGTCCAAGTCAGCGTGGAAAAGATGAAGTTGatgtctcctcctctgctccacagGTTGTATCATATCACCTTGTGGACGTTCGTGCTGGCAttgggtcacttcctgtctgaggcCTTCATCTACAAGACGGCCCCTCTGACCATCGGGGTCATGGCCCCACTCATCGTGGCAGGTAGGGCCTCAAGTTACATCCAAGTTTCCGACGATCAAGTCCTCACCATCTCGCAGGTTTCTCCGTCATCGGGATGCTGATCGGATTCCAGTGTTTTCCTGAATCGCAAGAGGAAGTCGGAGCGAGACAGAAGAAGCGTAACTGACATCTTACATCGTGCTTcatcagtgatgaagatgagtcaGGGCTATTGTTCGATCTTTGCTAGATGAAGCGGTGTGGCACTGAGGCAACGCCTGCTTCGTATTTGACCTCTGTTTTACTGTTGTCTGATTTGTATTGTGGGTCATATCAGGCTCAGCTTTTGTTCATGTCAACCTTTTACACTGCAGCGACATGATTGAATTAAACAACTATTGTGAAGTTGtatgtgtttgtcttttctgaATGTCTTTCCCCACTTGTGTGTGCATTTTAGCGGACACTTCAGGTGCAAACTTCTTTTAACTTACGAGTGTTCTATGTATGTATTCTTTAGTGAGAAGAAATATTTTCCTCGCTTCCAAATCAAACCCCCCCTAAAGGTCAGATGTGCCAGTAAAAGGTTTATTTCCTAGCGCAACAAAC comes from the Synchiropus splendidus isolate RoL2022-P1 chromosome 16, RoL_Sspl_1.0, whole genome shotgun sequence genome and includes:
- the erg28 gene encoding ergosterol biosynthetic protein 28 homolog, with the protein product MSRFLNVLRSWLVMVSVIAMGNTVQSFRDHSFLSEKLYTGTPEFVNGLQARTFGIWTLLSSIIRCACAIDIQNRTLYHITLWTFVLALGHFLSEAFIYKTAPLTIGVMAPLIVAGFSVIGMLIGFQCFPESQEEVGARQKKRN